One window from the genome of Aphelocoma coerulescens isolate FSJ_1873_10779 chromosome 19, UR_Acoe_1.0, whole genome shotgun sequence encodes:
- the POLR2J gene encoding DNA-directed RNA polymerase II subunit RPB11-a, with translation MNAPPAFESFLLFEGEKKITINKDTKVPNACLFTINKEDHTLGNIIKSQLLKDPQVLFAGYKVPHPLEHKIIIRVQTTPDYSPQEAFTNAITDLISELSLLEERFRVAIKDKQEGIE, from the exons ATGAACGCGCCTCCGGCCTTCGAGTCTTTCCTGCTCTTCGAGGGCGAGAAAAA GATCACCATCAACAAGGACACGAAGGTGCCCAACGCCTGCTTGTTCACCATCAACAAGGAGGACCACACGCTGGGGAACATCATCAAGTC GCAGTTGCTCAAAGACCCGCAGGTGTTGTTTGCAGGGTATAAGGTCCCACACCCTCTGGAACATAAAATTATCATCCGTGTCCAAACCACCCCTGACTACAGCCCCCAGGAGGCTTTCACCAATGCCATCACGGATCTGATCAGTGAACTCTCCCTCCTGGAAGAGAGGTTCAGG